A window of Corallococcus macrosporus DSM 14697 contains these coding sequences:
- a CDS encoding lanthionine synthetase LanC family protein: MFPEAVGGFAHGATGMGWALARLALSGAGTPAERQAWLDLAHAAFDYEESLFHPDVGGWRDARSGVGARFLPNGCHGSTGIGLAACDLHARTGAARHLDVARRAAAAGLREGFGWSHTLCHGDLGPWELLERWRRIGPEALGADRDGWDAAILSGLEERGPVGGWSRDAFTPGLMPGIAGILHLLLELHPESRLATPLLLSLREEAPGPPSGRQAGPPKTAWRPVS; encoded by the coding sequence ATGTTCCCCGAGGCCGTTGGCGGCTTCGCCCACGGCGCCACGGGCATGGGCTGGGCGCTCGCGCGGCTGGCGCTGAGCGGCGCCGGCACCCCGGCGGAGCGGCAGGCGTGGCTCGACCTGGCGCACGCGGCCTTCGACTACGAGGAGTCGCTCTTCCATCCGGACGTGGGCGGTTGGCGGGACGCGCGCAGCGGCGTGGGCGCGCGCTTCCTCCCCAACGGGTGTCATGGCAGCACGGGCATCGGGCTGGCGGCGTGTGACCTGCACGCCCGCACCGGCGCCGCGCGTCACCTGGACGTGGCGCGCCGGGCCGCCGCCGCCGGACTGCGCGAGGGCTTCGGCTGGAGCCACACGCTCTGCCATGGCGACCTGGGGCCGTGGGAGCTGCTGGAGCGGTGGCGCCGCATCGGCCCCGAGGCGCTGGGCGCGGACCGGGACGGCTGGGACGCCGCCATCCTCTCCGGCCTGGAGGAGCGGGGGCCGGTGGGCGGATGGTCTCGGGATGCCTTCACCCCCGGGTTGATGCCCGGCATCGCCGGAATCCTCCACCTCCTGCTGGAGCTGCATCCGGAGAGCAGGCTCGCCACACCCCTGCTGCTGAGCCTGCGCGAGGAGGCACCCGGGCCTCCGTCCGGGCGCCAGGCGGGCCCCCCGAAAACCGCCTGGAGGCCCGTTTCATAG
- the htpX gene encoding protease HtpX — translation MKGSFAKRITLFVLTNLAVLAMLAIVGRIIGVENLLARQGVGLNLPGLLIMAAVMGFGGSIISLLLSKPMAKWSTGAQVIKQPRTEAEQWLVETVHRLSRDAGIGRPEVAIYDSPDMNAFATGANRNNALVAVSTGLLHGMRRDEVEAVLGHEVAHVANGDMVTLTLLQGVLNTFVIFLSRVVGFFVDRFLSRSEDGEESGGTGPAYFLTSIVLQIVFGIGASIIVAWYSRRREFRADDGGARLVDPGAMARALDRLRRQQGEPAMLPSNMQAFGIRGGGMMALFSSHPPLELRIQRLVDGSWKR, via the coding sequence ATGAAGGGAAGCTTCGCCAAGCGCATCACGTTGTTCGTCCTGACCAACCTCGCGGTGCTCGCGATGCTGGCCATCGTCGGGCGGATCATCGGGGTGGAGAACCTGCTGGCCCGCCAGGGCGTGGGACTGAACCTGCCGGGCCTGCTCATCATGGCGGCGGTGATGGGGTTCGGTGGTTCCATCATCTCGCTGCTCCTGTCCAAGCCGATGGCGAAGTGGAGCACCGGGGCGCAGGTCATCAAGCAGCCCCGCACGGAGGCCGAGCAGTGGCTGGTGGAGACGGTGCACCGGCTGTCGCGGGACGCGGGCATCGGCAGGCCGGAGGTGGCCATCTACGACAGCCCGGACATGAACGCCTTCGCCACGGGCGCCAACCGCAACAACGCCCTGGTGGCGGTGTCCACCGGCCTGCTGCATGGCATGCGGCGGGACGAGGTGGAGGCCGTGCTCGGCCACGAGGTCGCCCACGTGGCCAACGGTGACATGGTGACGCTCACGCTGCTGCAGGGCGTGCTCAACACCTTCGTCATCTTCCTGAGCCGCGTGGTGGGCTTCTTCGTGGACCGCTTCCTCAGCCGCTCCGAGGACGGCGAGGAGAGCGGCGGCACGGGGCCGGCCTACTTCCTCACCAGCATCGTGCTTCAGATTGTGTTTGGCATTGGCGCCAGCATCATCGTGGCCTGGTACAGCCGCCGGCGTGAGTTCCGCGCGGACGATGGCGGCGCCAGGCTGGTGGACCCGGGCGCCATGGCGCGCGCGCTGGACCGGCTGCGCCGGCAGCAGGGCGAGCCGGCCATGCTGCCGTCCAACATGCAGGCGTTCGGCATCCGCGGTGGCGGGATGATGGCGCTCTTCTCCAGCCACCCGCCGCTCGAGCTGCGCATCCAGCGCCTGGTGGACGGGAGCTGGAAGCGCTGA